The segment ATAGtgctacgaaaaaaaaaaatgcatatgaGTAtagcgaaagaaaaaaaaatcaaaaactcGATCACAAActccacaatatttttaaacaattatgaTCGATCATAAATCGTTAAAAAATCTCGTgtcattcattattatttatctttcaTCATACGAACACATTATTTCTTATCTaaatatagtaataataataataataataataataataataataataataataataataataataataataataataataataataataaatttaaattaatataattaaataaaatcgaatGAGCTTATTATCGATAGTAAAAGTATCTAAAGTTTTGTAGATATAAATACTAGATGACTTGAAATAGCTGATGATCATCGATAAAAACACATTAGATATTCCagtttgttttatattttaatgtatcttatttaataaaacgGAACAAGAAGACACTGAAAGCACTGAGGTATTAGTAGTTACTGTAAATCAGCTTCGTCAATAATCTCGACGTTGTACTGCCAGCAGCGAGACGTTGGCTATTGACATTTCAGTAGCAAGTGTCAGCATGAATCCTGGTGGCAAGGATTCGTTCGGtactttgtttattttatttatattttaacatattagGGCTTAGTTACGATTTCGACGATTAAATACGACCAAGAGCCCGAATTTTAGGCGCGATTTATCGCAGGGTTTTAATTCCTTCAACTTGCTGGTGGTTGGCCGTTTTCTTCATGGATCGCTGCTTCAACAGCTTTCTTGTATTTACCCACTAGCTCAGGAAGATCGTAAGCGATAGCGACATCGAGCCTGTTGATGGGACATCCACGGAAATACGTGCAAGTTGAACTGAGTAGTGGAAAGTCGTAGAGCTGATTGAGGCGGAAAAAGTCACGATAGACATCAGGATCTGGTAAATCGTAGCGGGATATGTTGGTCAATGTGCTCAGTCCTTCGTAAATGTGATACTCTTGTGGGTTTTCAATAATTCTGTCacttatttcttttttaccgCCGAAGAATGATTTGTGATTGTAGTAAGTTGTTAAATAACAATCTACCATCTTTGCGTGATTACGAACTCTTACCTACGGTAATtagattattgttattatttttttttaaatacttgagGAGAcccaaaatatatttttacacttACGGCAAATCTTCTTGCACTAGCGATCTTGTGTTCAACTCTTTTATCAATGGCCGTTCGTAAATCCCGTAAAAATGCACGTTCCTGAGCATAGAGAAGACGAGTAGGTGCACCAGCTTCATAAGGCATCGACCAAAGTGACGTCGAATACATTACAGGTGGTTCTGCACTTGACATAAGAGGTGAAATGTTCCATATTAAAGCGCCTTGAACCCTCATTAATTCTTCCGGTTTCACTTGGTCAGCTTTATTGAGAACAATTCTTGTCTATGGAACGAAAAAATGGATTAGTTTGgccattaaaaattactgagcCAAGTCTATAATCTCTTACTTGATACTCTCGTCCTTTGAGTTGATCTAAAATAGCTTCAGTTTCTGGTCCAACGTCCAACTTGGACGGGTCGTAGACCAGGAAAATGATGTCTGCTCTGTCAATAAACCATTGGCAAGCATCATTGAATGGAAAGAGTCTCTGTACTTGTTTTCTGATCTCCAGTATTCCTGGAATCTCAACGATgttcacctaaaaatttcgtatcGTTAATAACTTCTTGCacttatcatttaattaattaactaaattataaaagtgATTATAACCTTCTCTAGCAATTTGTTATTTAGCTTCAATCCCCTCAGACGATCCAGCAATCCCTGGCCGAACTTTTGAAGCCCGGAAAAGGTCCAGTCAGCAGCCAATTGAGTCCCATCCAatacttcttcttcttctccgTGCATGACAATGTTAAAGTAGGCCGGTGATGGCTCCGCTCCTGCATCAGTTCCATTTGGCGGTTTGCAAGACTCTTCAATGCAATCTTGCGAACCGCCTAAAAGACTATCTGTATCTATCTACGTATTATTTCACATTCAAGATAAGACTGTTAGTGGTAAATGCTCGCGATGGGTTTTTAAAGTATTAACATAATCGTGATTTTGAGGCAAAAATGGATATGAACAACTGTTAGTATACTGAAGCGTTAACATACCAGTTCTGAGTGCGGTTGTCTTGAACTCATTATCAAggagataatttataattgaagaTTTTCCACCGCTCCAAGGacccataaataaaatcagtggctttgaaaatatttcagGATCTCCAAAGTGACGGTTACTGAGATCACGATATTTGTAGAGAGTTTCTAGTGGCTGAATAGCTGTGTCATATAATCTCTTTAATTCTTTTAGTATCACATCAGCGGCTTTTTCAATGGCCGcttctttttcttcattatctTGGTCTAGTCTTAATATCTGATTAATATGATCGCGAGCTCTTAAATTATCAGGAATTtcaatttcttgaattaaatcTTCTTCAGGAGAAGGCTCCTCATCAACTTCacctagaaaaatttatatttactacacggaaagaaaattatgagaagttttgctatgcattatgggagtGGTTCCCacaccattatgggaataatacctatactattatagagatcgttcctataatttatgggaatggttcctataatggtatgggagctattcccataatattatgggaatgattcccataatggtataggaactattcttataatattatgggaatggtttccataatggtataggaatagttcctataatttatgggaatgattcccataatatgatagaaagtattcctataaattataggaaccattcctataattagaggaaccattcccataattttatgggtatcattcccataattataggaactgttcctataattatgggaaacattcctataattataggaactgctcccataatttat is part of the Microplitis mediator isolate UGA2020A chromosome 11, iyMicMedi2.1, whole genome shotgun sequence genome and harbors:
- the LOC130677034 gene encoding uncharacterized protein LOC130677034 isoform X1, which codes for MTGSARLRPVVVVGLILALLAVALRDVQGDDQLDVSEVQCRPYIEKALKDLGTGNVDESSREDDGKEGGDGQEGSDGHVDGDGQVDGDGIQDSNEKESGQGSNEQESGEEGKQESGEEGKQDGDGQESGEESNTSVDATESEEHKEQADEPEQKEDGSEESTAEVANESIEQNADDNKDSVEQSTEKPDEEPDQESKEADKGDESKEAVESQEENAEVSETDTEENVEIEKDEILEKSGEVEAHAENETDSNETKEQENTEEVKSEETGSDAEKSEEVTEEKDKTEESAEAGGVEESKEDEHVEGDLKSEEAKSSEASVEDTKSVEEVVEEVESEEAKGNENEKSDENTAEVETESEGEGRSEEDKHESDEKNEDSAEVSRQKRDVDVDEESTEGNEEESEEVTQESKEDGEVDEEPSPEEDLIQEIEIPDNLRARDHINQILRLDQDNEEKEAAIEKAADVILKELKRLYDTAIQPLETLYKYRDLSNRHFGDPEIFSKPLILFMGPWSGGKSSIINYLLDNEFKTTALRTGGSQDCIEESCKPPNGTDAGAEPSPAYFNIVMHGEEEEVLDGTQLAADWTFSGLQKFGQGLLDRLRGLKLNNKLLEKVNIVEIPGILEIRKQVQRLFPFNDACQWFIDRADIIFLVYDPSKLDVGPETEAILDQLKGREYQTRIVLNKADQVKPEELMRVQGALIWNISPLMSSAEPPVMYSTSLWSMPYEAGAPTRLLYAQERAFLRDLRTAIDKRVEHKIASARRFAVRVRNHAKMVDCYLTTYYNHKSFFGGKKEISDRIIENPQEYHIYEGLSTLTNISRYDLPDPDVYRDFFRLNQLYDFPLLSSTCTYFRGCPINRLDVAIAYDLPELVGKYKKAVEAAIHEENGQPPAS
- the LOC130677034 gene encoding uncharacterized protein LOC130677034 isoform X2 — its product is MTGSARLRPVVVVGLILALLAVALRDVQGDDQLDVSEVQCRPYIEKALKDLGTGNVDESSREDDGKEGGDGQEGSDGHVDGDGQVDGDGIQDSNEKESGQGSNEQESGEEGKQESGEEGKQDGDGQESGEESNTSVDATESEEHKEQADEPEQKEDGSEESTAEVANESIEQNADDNKDSVEQSTEKPDEEPDQESKEADKGDESKEAVESQEENAEVSETDTEENVEIEKDEILEKSGEVEAHAENETDSNETKEQENTEEVKSEETGSDAEKSEEVTEEKDKTEESAEAGGVEESKEDEHVEGDLKSEEAKSSEASVEDTKSVEEVVEEVESEEAKGNENEKSDENTAEVETESEGEGRSEEDKHESDEKNEDSAEVSRQKRDVDVDEESTEGNEEESEEVTQESKEDGEVDEEPSPEEDLIQEIEIPDNLRARDHINQILRLDQDNEEKEAAIEKAADVILKELKRLYDTAIQPLETLYKYRDLSNRHFGDPEIFSKPLILFMGPWSGGKSSIINYLLDNEFKTTALRTGAEPSPAYFNIVMHGEEEEVLDGTQLAADWTFSGLQKFGQGLLDRLRGLKLNNKLLEKVNIVEIPGILEIRKQVQRLFPFNDACQWFIDRADIIFLVYDPSKLDVGPETEAILDQLKGREYQTRIVLNKADQVKPEELMRVQGALIWNISPLMSSAEPPVMYSTSLWSMPYEAGAPTRLLYAQERAFLRDLRTAIDKRVEHKIASARRFAVRVRNHAKMVDCYLTTYYNHKSFFGGKKEISDRIIENPQEYHIYEGLSTLTNISRYDLPDPDVYRDFFRLNQLYDFPLLSSTCTYFRGCPINRLDVAIAYDLPELVGKYKKAVEAAIHEENGQPPAS